In Mucilaginibacter boryungensis, a single window of DNA contains:
- a CDS encoding AraC family transcriptional regulator: MAIAKNTDVVADHIKRVNKAIQYIDEHLDSELSIDLIAGIANFSPYHFHRVFKSVVNEPLNSYIIRKRIEKAAAVLMRQKQVSITELYTKYGFSSNSSFTRAFKKFYRISPTLFRVTCPGRFSKISQANSKNGQSPGLFEPYICSVDEQKLQTMNANIEVKEMPELKLAYISHIGHDNLDITYKKLFAWAAEKGLLRDGNIQPLTIYHDSFKITAPEKIRMSACLILKDPITVDGAVGLITINKGKYVVGHYEIKPEDFGPVWGELFVWLSKNGYKKSDKDVFEIYHNDFTQHPENLSRVDFYIPIT; the protein is encoded by the coding sequence ATGGCAATAGCTAAAAATACTGACGTTGTAGCCGATCACATCAAGCGGGTAAATAAGGCAATCCAATATATTGATGAACATCTTGACAGCGAGTTGTCAATAGATTTAATTGCCGGCATTGCTAATTTTTCGCCGTACCATTTTCACCGGGTATTTAAATCGGTTGTGAATGAACCACTAAACAGTTACATCATTCGCAAGCGGATAGAGAAGGCTGCGGCAGTATTAATGCGGCAAAAGCAGGTAAGTATTACCGAACTATATACTAAATATGGTTTCAGCAGTAATTCATCGTTTACACGGGCATTTAAAAAGTTTTATAGGATTAGCCCCACGTTATTTCGAGTCACGTGCCCTGGCCGATTTAGCAAGATAAGTCAAGCGAATAGCAAGAATGGACAAAGCCCCGGCTTGTTTGAACCATACATTTGCAGTGTTGATGAGCAAAAACTGCAAACTATGAATGCAAATATTGAAGTAAAAGAAATGCCTGAATTGAAACTAGCTTATATTTCCCACATTGGTCATGATAACCTGGATATTACTTATAAAAAGTTGTTTGCCTGGGCAGCCGAAAAGGGCTTATTAAGGGATGGCAATATTCAACCATTAACCATTTATCATGATAGTTTTAAAATAACAGCGCCGGAAAAAATCAGGATGAGCGCTTGCCTGATTTTAAAAGACCCTATCACCGTGGATGGAGCGGTTGGGCTAATAACTATTAATAAAGGGAAATATGTAGTAGGCCATTATGAAATTAAACCCGAAGATTTTGGCCCGGTTTGGGGCGAGCTATTTGTATGGCTGAGCAAGAATGGCTATAAAAAATCGGATAAGGATGTTTTTGAGATATATCATAATGACTTTACCCAGCATCCTGAAAATTTAAGCAGGGTTGATTTTTATATACCGATAACTTAA
- a CDS encoding SPW repeat domain-containing protein translates to MKGFISNTFFGYFNYLLAVTMMASPWLFHFVDARGAALFFPFMFGLHQLIMAIFSRAKGGMVGVFPVQMHCFLDTFSGFVLMCTPWMYGFAPKVWLPHVAFGAIIFILGVWTKNSPLINQPHEMVPERGIQSTDAHEGRMMV, encoded by the coding sequence ATGAAAGGCTTTATTTCAAACACATTCTTCGGATATTTTAATTACCTGCTGGCTGTTACCATGATGGCATCGCCCTGGTTATTCCATTTTGTTGACGCCCGCGGCGCTGCATTATTTTTCCCTTTTATGTTTGGTTTGCACCAATTGATCATGGCTATCTTCAGCCGTGCAAAAGGTGGAATGGTAGGTGTGTTCCCGGTGCAAATGCATTGCTTCCTGGATACATTTTCGGGCTTTGTATTAATGTGCACTCCGTGGATGTATGGCTTTGCCCCTAAAGTATGGTTGCCACATGTAGCATTTGGCGCTATTATTTTCATATTAGGCGTATGGACAAAAAACTCGCCACTAATTAATCAACCGCATGAAATGGTGCCTGAACGCGGCATTCAATCAACCGATGCGCACGAAGGACGGATGATGGTGTAA
- a CDS encoding DUF3108 domain-containing protein: MRNYVYRGMLAIVLLIGTLTANAQKIDTINLKKGHQLNTAYLNPGLKQYLVYFQQPKQTHTLRFWLWLRDIKKDMRDGEAVFNISQHWLGADSASYRTVYSVNKASDFSPVYHAESNGAKTRAYNWYLNKIAGADTIAGNVHKTFKLDFTEPNFNWNLDIETFEMLPLAPGKTFAINFYDAALSPPKYVLYKVTGSEVITLLDNTKVDCWKLYEEGKSPNGSTYSETFWISKKGHEFLKEEDEFNGSYRYKIKMPAMTPNLMVRFK; encoded by the coding sequence ATGCGCAATTATGTTTATCGTGGCATGTTAGCCATCGTATTATTAATCGGGACATTAACAGCCAATGCCCAGAAAATCGATACCATTAATTTAAAAAAAGGGCACCAGTTGAACACCGCGTACCTAAACCCGGGCTTGAAACAATACCTGGTTTATTTTCAGCAGCCTAAACAAACCCATACTTTGAGGTTTTGGCTATGGCTGCGCGATATCAAAAAAGACATGCGCGATGGAGAAGCAGTTTTTAATATCAGCCAGCACTGGTTAGGGGCCGATAGCGCCAGTTACCGCACGGTGTACTCGGTTAATAAAGCGTCTGATTTTTCGCCTGTCTATCATGCCGAATCTAACGGGGCGAAAACCCGGGCGTATAACTGGTACCTTAACAAAATTGCAGGTGCTGATACCATAGCCGGGAACGTACACAAAACTTTTAAACTCGATTTTACCGAACCTAACTTTAACTGGAACCTGGATATAGAAACTTTTGAGATGCTGCCCCTGGCGCCTGGGAAAACCTTTGCTATAAATTTTTACGATGCAGCGCTATCGCCGCCAAAATATGTATTGTACAAAGTAACCGGCAGCGAAGTGATCACCCTGCTGGATAATACCAAAGTTGATTGCTGGAAACTGTATGAGGAGGGGAAATCGCCAAACGGATCAACATATTCAGAAACGTTTTGGATCAGCAAAAAAGGCCACGAATTTTTGAAAGAAGAGGACGAGTTTAACGGCAGCTATCGCTACAAAATCAAGATGCCTGCAATGACGCCCAATTTGATGGTACGCTTTAAATAG
- a CDS encoding NADPH-dependent FMN reductase, translating into MRIEIISGSPRHNSVTKRLALYLQQFFTDKTEHSIGLIDMREHELPMIQSVFSNPEQAPEQHRELAARMFAADAFILVTPEYNGSYSPALKNLIDHFPKQVHKTFGLVTASVGALGGMRAAQQLLLLMGGIFGIASPYMLVTPFVDKKFDADGNLLDESFQASVDTFVHEFLWLAERVSK; encoded by the coding sequence ATGCGTATTGAAATAATTTCCGGCAGCCCGCGCCATAACAGCGTAACTAAGCGGTTGGCCCTATATTTACAACAATTTTTTACAGATAAAACCGAACACAGTATTGGGTTGATTGACATGCGCGAACATGAGCTGCCTATGATACAAAGCGTTTTCTCAAACCCGGAACAAGCACCCGAACAGCACCGCGAACTGGCCGCCCGTATGTTCGCCGCCGACGCGTTTATACTGGTTACCCCTGAATATAATGGCAGTTATTCACCGGCGTTAAAAAACCTGATCGATCATTTTCCAAAACAGGTACATAAAACATTCGGGCTGGTTACCGCATCGGTAGGGGCGCTTGGTGGCATGCGCGCCGCACAGCAATTATTATTATTAATGGGCGGCATATTTGGCATTGCTTCACCTTACATGCTGGTTACGCCATTTGTAGACAAGAAATTTGATGCTGATGGTAATTTGTTAGACGAATCATTCCAGGCCAGCGTAGATACTTTTGTCCACGAGTTTTTATGGCTGGCGGAAAGGGTTTCAAAATAG
- a CDS encoding amidohydrolase family protein, whose translation MKRTILSLGGLLLGTVLTYAQANISPAKPQGKAIVITGATIHIGNGKVINNGYIAFDKGKITAIGEGSAPAINGADVIDAKGKQVYPGFICPVTTLGLVEIEEGARGTVDEAETGDLNPHVRSLIAYNTDSKVIPTVRSNGVLLAQPTPTSGLISGESSVVQLDAWNWEDAAYKKDIAIHLTWPSAGGGGRRGGGFRRGAIPTTGPQETPQERAQKALDAITNLFAQAKAYSEIAKPEVTNLRFAAMKGLFDGSKKLFVNADGAKEIVQAINFAKSFGISLVIVGGKQSYLVADALRENNVPVIIRETQTVPERDEDDVYLPYKLPHLLQDAGVLYGLTGIAFWRQRNLPFEAGQAVGYGLSKEQALSMITMNNAKILGIDKTTGTLETGKDANLFISGGDALDMITIDVQKAFIQGRDINLDNLHKQLYRKFAGKYGLEPKL comes from the coding sequence ATGAAAAGAACCATATTAAGTTTAGGAGGATTATTGCTTGGCACAGTCCTCACATACGCGCAGGCTAACATATCGCCTGCAAAACCACAAGGCAAAGCTATCGTTATTACCGGCGCTACCATTCATATTGGTAACGGGAAGGTGATCAATAACGGCTATATCGCTTTTGATAAAGGTAAAATTACGGCCATTGGCGAAGGCAGCGCACCCGCAATCAATGGTGCCGATGTTATTGATGCTAAAGGCAAACAGGTATACCCCGGCTTTATTTGCCCGGTAACCACCTTAGGTTTGGTGGAAATTGAAGAAGGCGCGCGTGGTACAGTGGATGAAGCTGAAACCGGCGACCTTAATCCGCACGTACGGTCGTTAATTGCTTACAACACGGATTCAAAAGTTATCCCGACTGTACGCTCGAACGGGGTATTACTGGCACAACCAACGCCTACCAGCGGGTTAATTTCCGGCGAATCATCGGTAGTGCAACTGGATGCCTGGAACTGGGAAGATGCAGCATATAAAAAGGACATTGCAATTCACTTAACCTGGCCAAGTGCGGGCGGCGGCGGTCGCCGTGGCGGCGGTTTCCGCCGGGGCGCTATCCCAACAACCGGCCCGCAGGAAACCCCGCAAGAGCGTGCCCAAAAAGCGCTGGATGCCATTACTAACCTATTTGCCCAGGCTAAAGCCTATTCAGAAATTGCCAAACCCGAGGTTACCAACTTAAGGTTTGCAGCTATGAAAGGTTTATTTGATGGTAGCAAAAAACTGTTTGTAAATGCCGATGGCGCTAAAGAAATAGTTCAGGCTATCAACTTTGCAAAGTCGTTCGGCATATCGCTGGTTATTGTAGGCGGTAAGCAATCGTACCTGGTAGCTGACGCTTTGCGCGAAAACAACGTACCGGTAATTATCCGCGAAACACAAACCGTACCTGAAAGGGACGAGGATGATGTGTACCTGCCTTATAAATTACCACACCTGTTACAGGATGCCGGTGTATTATATGGTTTAACTGGCATCGCTTTCTGGCGCCAGCGCAACCTGCCTTTCGAGGCTGGCCAGGCAGTTGGCTACGGTTTAAGCAAAGAGCAGGCCTTGTCGATGATCACCATGAACAACGCCAAAATTTTAGGGATTGATAAAACTACCGGGACACTTGAAACAGGCAAGGATGCCAACCTGTTCATTTCAGGCGGCGACGCTTTAGATATGATCACCATTGATGTTCAAAAAGCCTTTATACAAGGCCGTGACATTAATTTGGACAATCTGCACAAACAACTTTACCGAAAATTTGCCGGTAAATATGGTTTGGAGCCGAAGTTGTAA